GAGCCGCTGGCGCAGCTCACTGACCCGGCGCAGCTCGCCCTGCCGGTGGGACAGCTGGCTCGTGACCTTCTGAGCCGCCTCCGGGTCGTCCCAGAGGGTCGGGCTCGAAGCCTGCTGTTCCAGGTCGGCCACCTGGGCACGCAGCGCATCCAGGTCCATCACCGACTCGATCTGCGTCAGCTTGCCGGTCAGGTCCTTCAGTGCCGCGTCGAACTCATCACTCACGTTTGTCAAGGTTACGGCAAAACCCACGACCGGTTGCGAGGACCGGTCGTGGGCTCGCGAACCTCAGGCCGCGGGGATGGCGTCGAGCAGCTTCAGCGCGGCCTTGGCCTGGGCCTGGGCGAACTCGCCGACGGCCTTCTCGTACGGCCCCTCGGCCGCCTTGGTGGCCGCCTTCGCGTCGTCGAGCTGCTGGCTGTAGCTCGTCCGGGCCGAGTCGAGCAGCACCTGGCGCTGCTTCGCGGTCAGCGACGCCGCGTGCACGAGCCGCAGGATGAGCGGGCTGCGCAGGTGGTCGGGACCGGCCTCGGACGTCAGCCAGGCCTTGAAGGCCTTCTTGCCGGCGGCGGTGATCAGGTACTGCTGGCTGGAGCGCGGGCCCTGCTTGCCGAGCCGGACGAGACCTTCTTTGGACAGCGCCGGGAGCTCCCGGTACACCTGGCTGCGGGTGACGCTGAAGAAGGCGCCGAATCGCTCACCCGCTCCCGCGACGAGCTGCCCGCCGGTGGCGGGACCGTCGTGGAGCAGACCGAGCAGGGCGGCGGCTGTTGCATTCAATTCGGACACGTCCCCTAGATTCCCACTTATCGGCCGCTGTGTCCACAGTGGTCAGCAGATCTGTCCATTGTGGCTAGTGAGATCCCCTCGTTCGGCCCAATGCGACCAGGTCCACTGTGGACCCCGGACACGCTGTGCAACCACCTGGGGTGGCACTTTGGTCCAACCAGCCGCATGCGAGCCGCCCCGACGCCGCCAGGCAGGTGAGTTCGGCGGACGGCCCTCCCCGGCTTGGCGGACTCCGGACACGCACCGCAACCACCCGGAAACAGCGTTCACATCGTGGGATCCGCAGCGATTCGACAGTTTCGCGGAAAAGTCGGCAGCGAAACTCGTGCGAACATGACAAAAGAGGCACGTTCCCGAATTTCCGAGAACGTGCCTCTTCGTGGTAGCGGGGACAGGATTTGAACCTGCGACCTCTGGGTTATGAGCCCAGCGAGCTACCGAGCTGCTCCACCCCGCGCCGTTGTGGTACTTGAATAGATTACACGGGGTGGCAACGCGGTTTACACCGGGGTCCCCCAACCGGCTGACCAGGCATTACGCCGATTCCAGCCACTGACGTGCTCCACTGAGGACCATCGAGAGCCCGTCCTCGAACCGCGAGCCGACGTCGGCGAGGAGGTCGCCCGCGTCCGCGCCGCGGTAGCGCTCGTCCAACTGGCCGGGCATCGGGTAGACGGCCTGCTCTTCGATGGTGAAGCCGACGACGTAGCTGTACACGGTGAACAGTGCCTGGGCCGCCCGGCGCTCGTCCAGCCCGGCCTCGATGCTCCGTCGCAGCGGGCTCGGCCCGACCAGGCCGGTGTCCCCGAGGTAGGTGCCGGCGAAGACCTTCCCGCCGTCGCGGTAGGACAGCATCATCCGCCGCAGCGCCCGCGCGCCGTGCGCGACGGCCTCCCACTCCCCCAGCGAGTCCGGCGGACGGCGATCCACGGCCGAATCGGCGTACATCTGCGTCGCCATCTCGTCGAGCAGCTCCTGCTTGTTCTTCATGTGCCAGTACAGCGCCGGCGCCTTGACGCCGAGGTCGGCGGCGATCAGTCGCAGTGTCAGCCCGTTGAGGCCGACCTCGTTGAGCAGCTTCAGCCCCGAGCGCGCGATGTTCTGCCTGGTCAGGGCCATTCTTTCGACTCTCCTCGCGGTACCGGCTTGACAGTTTAACGATGTTAAGGGCACCCTCGGGTCAGGTCAATTTAACGTTGTTAAGGAGCTGGGGATGAACGAGCTGACCGCCGAGGTCGTCGTCGCGGGGGCGGGGCCGACCGGGCTGATGCTGGCGAACGAGCTGGCGCTGGCCGGGGTGGGCGTCGTGGTTCTGGAGCGCCTGCCCGTCCGGACCGGGTTGTCGAAGGCCCTGAACCTGCAGCCGCGCACGGCGGAGGTCCTGGATCTGCGCGGCCTGCTGGGCCGGGCGGAGCAGCGGTCGTTCGCGACTGTCGCGGACGGACACTTCGCGGTGATCCCGGTGCGCTACACCGGCTGGGACACGCGGCACCCCTACCAGGTGGGCATCCCGCAGGCACAGGTCGAGGCGGCGCTGGAGGAGCGGCTGGCCGAGCAGAACGTGAAGGTGCTCCGCGGCCACGAGCTGACCGGCTTCGAGCAGGACGCCGGCGGCGTGACGGTCACGGCGGGTGACCTGCGGGTGCGGGCGGCGTACCTGGTGGGGTGCGACGGTGGCCGCAGCGCGGTGCGCAAGGCGCTGAACCTGCCGTTCGAGGGGATCGAAGGGCGCGGTCACGGCGTCTCGGCGGACGTCCTGTTCCGGACGACGCCGCCGGGTGCGCCGACGGAGTGGCGGTCGATGGGGAACATGGTGACGTCGCCGAGCCCGGGCAAGTTCGTCGGCCTGATCCCGCTCGGTGAGCCGAACCTGTACCGCCTCAGCTACGGCGACCGGTTGAACCGCCCGGAGGACCTCCGGGCGGAGGTGCCGGAGGAGGAGGTCCGCGCCGCGGTTCGCGAACGCTTCGGCGCGGAAGCGGAGGTCGAAGAGATCCGCTGGGTGTCGCGGTTCTCGGACGACAGCCGTCTGGCGGCGAAGTACCGGGTGGGCCGGGTGCTGCTGGCGGGCGACGCGGCGCACGTCCACTTCCCCGCCGGCGGTCAGGGGCTGAACCTGGGTGTCCAGGACGCGATGAACCTGGGCTGGAAACTGGCGGCGGAGCTGGGCGGCCGGGCCCCGGCCGGTCTCCTGGACACGTACGAAGCGGAGCGTCGCGCGGTGGCGGACCGGGTGCTGCAGAACGTGGCGGCCCAGAACGCCCTGATTCCCCTGACCCCGGACCAGCTGGCCCTGCGCGGCCTGTTCCGCGACCTGATGGCGATCCCGGAGGTCCAGCACAAGCTGTCGGGAATGGTCTCAGGCCTGGACATCCGCTACGCACCGAAGGAAGAAGCCCACCCGGCAGCAGGCGCCCGCCTCCCGGACTTCAAGCTCCCGAACGGCTTCGTAAGCGACTGGTTCCACAGTGGAAAGTTCGTCCTGCTGACGAAAACCCCGGCACCGACACCCCATCCGGAGGTAGTCGTAGCCGAGGTACCAGAACTCCCCTGGCCCGACCTAACAAAGATCCTCGTCCGCCCAGACGGCTACGTAGCAACAACAGGCGGCTCAACAGAAGCCTGGCTAACGACCTGAGGTAACCACACACCCGGGGGGTCCAGGGGCGGCGAAGCCCCCCTGGCGGGGGTCTGGGGGTCCGACCCCCAGGGGAATGCGAAGGAGGCGCGGTTCGCGCTTTCCGCGAACACACGCCTCCGACCTCTGTAGCGGGGACAGGATTTGAACCTGCGACCTCTGGGTTATGAGCCCAGCGAGCTACCGAGCTGCTCCACCCCGCGTCGTGACACCTACCTTACGCCCTGGTTTCAGAGGGGCGCAAAGCAGGTGCCCGTTAGGTAACTGAGGTCACCCTCCCGGCTGGCTGCTGGGCGGCGGAGTACTGGTCCCGGGCGCCGCTGTCTTGGCCGCCTCGTACTCCTTGGCCGCGGCATCCAGCGCGGCCAGAGCCGCACCCTGGTCCGCGAAGTTGCCCGACTGCTGAGCGGCCCGCAGCTTGGCGAGGGCGGACTGGATGTCCGTCACCGCCTTGTCCAGCGCCGCGTTGCCACCGCTGGTGTTGGGTGGCGTCGTGGTCGGGGTGGTCGTCGGAGTCGTCGGTGGCGTGGGCGTGGTGGGCTGGCCCGCCTGGGGTGGCGTGGTCGTCGCTTCGCCCGTGCCGGCACCGAAGATCTGGTCCAGCGCTTCCTGGAGCGTCGCGCCGTAGCCGACCTTCGGCCCGTACGAGACGAGCACCCGCGCCAGCTGTGGATACGAGTTCTGGTTGCGCTGCCGGATGTACACGGGCTCGACGTAGAGGAAGCCCTGGGCGACCGGCAGGGTGATCAGGTTGCCGTAGATCGGGATGACGTTGGGGTTGTTGAACAACGTCCGGTCCTGCGCCACCCGTGGATCGCTCTGGAACCGGTTCTGGACCTGGACCGGACCGTCGACCTGCGTGGCCCCGGTGGCCGCGCTGGGTAGCTGGAGGACGCGGATCTTCCCGTAGTCGGTCGCATCGGAGGAGACCGACATCCAGGACGCGAGGTACTGCCGCTGCAGACCGGTGAGCGAACTGGTCAGCTGGAACGTCGGTTTGCTCTGGCCCGGGGTGTCGGCGAGGACGTAGTAGCCGGGCTGGTTGGCGGCGCCGGCCGCGGCCGGGTTGGCGCCGCCTTCGGCCGTCGGGTCCTGCGGGACGCTCCAGAAGGCCTGCTGCGAGTAGAACTCCTGCGGGTTGCTGACGTGGTAGCGCGACAGCAGCTCACGCTGGATCTTGAAGAGGTCCTCGGGGTAGCGGAAGTGGGCCCGCAGGTCCGGGGAGATCTCGGAGCTCGGCTTCACGAGCCCGGGGAAGACCTTCTCCCACGCGTTGAGGACCGGTTCCTTGTCGTCGATCGAGTACAGCGTCACGGTGCCGTTGAAGGCGTCGACAGTCGCCTTGACCGAGTTGCGGATGTAGTTGATCGAGCTGTTGGCCTGGCGGGCGACGCCGTTGAGCGAGTCGTTGGTGGCCGCGCCGAGCTGCGTCTGCTGCGAGTACGGGAAGTTGTTGATCGTGGTGTAGCCGTCGATGATCCACTGGATCTTGCCGTCGACGACCGCGGGGTACGGGTCGCCGTCGAGGGTCAGCCACGGCGCGACCTTGCTGACGCGCTCGCGCGGGTCGCGGTTGTACATGATCTTCGAGTTGTCGCCGATGGCGTCGGAGAACAGGATGTTGCGTTCGCCGTACTCGGCCGCGAAGGCGAGGCGGTTGAACCAGTTGTCGACCGAGACACCGCCGGTGCCCTTGTAGGTGTAGCGGTCGGTGGCGGTGTCGTACTCGCCGGGCGCGTTGCCGGTGGTGCCGCCGACGATGGCGTAGTCGGAGTCCGCGGCGGACAGTTCGCCGTAGTAGATCCGGGGTTCCTTGACCTCGATGCCGGGCTGGCCGGCGCCCGGCGAACCGGCGCCGGCGGGGTTCTGCGTGTCGCTGGTGGTGGCGATCGGGTAACCGCCGTCGGAGTTGGCGTCCTTGACCGCGCGGTCGATCGTGTTGGCCGGGGCGGCGACGAAGCCGTTGCCGTGGGTGTAGACGAGGTGCTTGTTGATCCAGCTCGTCTGGTTGCCGGTCAGGCCCTCGGTCTTGATCTCCTTGGCGGCGACGATGTAGTCCTGCGTCACACCGCCGACGGTGTAGCGGTCGATGTCGAGCTTCGCCGGGAAGCCGTAGAAGTTCTCGCGCCCGACGCGCTGGGTGAAGGTGTCGGAGAGGATGTTCGGGTCGAGCAGCCGGATGTTCGACATCGTCCCGGCGTCGGCCTTGAGCTGGTCCGGCGTGGCCGTCGTACTCCCCGTGTAGGGCTGGTACTGGACGTCGGTGAGGCCGAAGGCCCGGCGGGTGGCGTCCATGTTGCGCTGGATGGACGCCGCTTCCTTCTCGTTGGCGTTGGG
This genomic window from Amycolatopsis mongoliensis contains:
- a CDS encoding PadR family transcriptional regulator encodes the protein MSELNATAAALLGLLHDGPATGGQLVAGAGERFGAFFSVTRSQVYRELPALSKEGLVRLGKQGPRSSQQYLITAAGKKAFKAWLTSEAGPDHLRSPLILRLVHAASLTAKQRQVLLDSARTSYSQQLDDAKAATKAAEGPYEKAVGEFAQAQAKAALKLLDAIPAA
- a CDS encoding TetR/AcrR family transcriptional regulator C-terminal domain-containing protein — its product is MALTRQNIARSGLKLLNEVGLNGLTLRLIAADLGVKAPALYWHMKNKQELLDEMATQMYADSAVDRRPPDSLGEWEAVAHGARALRRMMLSYRDGGKVFAGTYLGDTGLVGPSPLRRSIEAGLDERRAAQALFTVYSYVVGFTIEEQAVYPMPGQLDERYRGADAGDLLADVGSRFEDGLSMVLSGARQWLESA
- a CDS encoding FAD-dependent monooxygenase; this translates as MNELTAEVVVAGAGPTGLMLANELALAGVGVVVLERLPVRTGLSKALNLQPRTAEVLDLRGLLGRAEQRSFATVADGHFAVIPVRYTGWDTRHPYQVGIPQAQVEAALEERLAEQNVKVLRGHELTGFEQDAGGVTVTAGDLRVRAAYLVGCDGGRSAVRKALNLPFEGIEGRGHGVSADVLFRTTPPGAPTEWRSMGNMVTSPSPGKFVGLIPLGEPNLYRLSYGDRLNRPEDLRAEVPEEEVRAAVRERFGAEAEVEEIRWVSRFSDDSRLAAKYRVGRVLLAGDAAHVHFPAGGQGLNLGVQDAMNLGWKLAAELGGRAPAGLLDTYEAERRAVADRVLQNVAAQNALIPLTPDQLALRGLFRDLMAIPEVQHKLSGMVSGLDIRYAPKEEAHPAAGARLPDFKLPNGFVSDWFHSGKFVLLTKTPAPTPHPEVVVAEVPELPWPDLTKILVRPDGYVATTGGSTEAWLTT
- a CDS encoding UPF0182 family protein yields the protein MATRPPVSLPKLSRRSRILLIIAAVIVLALLLGARLLDTYVDWLWFGEVGARSVFTTQVVTRIILFFAVGLLVGGALAISLMIAYRTRPVFVPISGADDPLARYRSAIVARIRLFGIGIPVLTGLIAGLSAQGDWQVVQLFLNGTSFGQTDPEFGNDVGFYAFDLPFFNWLLGWLFITVVVSFFGALISHYVFGGIRLAGKGGQLAGPTRAQLAITVGIFVLLKAAEYFFDRYNLLLSDRNMPLFVGATYTDLNAVLPAKLILLCISVICAIAFFAGAFLRNLQLPAIALVLLILSSILVGVAWPAILDQFSVKPNANEKEAASIQRNMDATRRAFGLTDVQYQPYTGSTTATPDQLKADAGTMSNIRLLDPNILSDTFTQRVGRENFYGFPAKLDIDRYTVGGVTQDYIVAAKEIKTEGLTGNQTSWINKHLVYTHGNGFVAAPANTIDRAVKDANSDGGYPIATTSDTQNPAGAGSPGAGQPGIEVKEPRIYYGELSAADSDYAIVGGTTGNAPGEYDTATDRYTYKGTGGVSVDNWFNRLAFAAEYGERNILFSDAIGDNSKIMYNRDPRERVSKVAPWLTLDGDPYPAVVDGKIQWIIDGYTTINNFPYSQQTQLGAATNDSLNGVARQANSSINYIRNSVKATVDAFNGTVTLYSIDDKEPVLNAWEKVFPGLVKPSSEISPDLRAHFRYPEDLFKIQRELLSRYHVSNPQEFYSQQAFWSVPQDPTAEGGANPAAAGAANQPGYYVLADTPGQSKPTFQLTSSLTGLQRQYLASWMSVSSDATDYGKIRVLQLPSAATGATQVDGPVQVQNRFQSDPRVAQDRTLFNNPNVIPIYGNLITLPVAQGFLYVEPVYIRQRNQNSYPQLARVLVSYGPKVGYGATLQEALDQIFGAGTGEATTTPPQAGQPTTPTPPTTPTTTPTTTPPNTSGGNAALDKAVTDIQSALAKLRAAQQSGNFADQGAALAALDAAAKEYEAAKTAAPGTSTPPPSSQPGG